In Pseudobdellovibrio exovorus JSS, the genomic stretch GCGGAAATCGGCATTACTTATAATTCAAACGGAAGCCAATTTGGTAAGCGCGGTGATCCGGCTTATTATATTGGCCTCAAACTTTCATATTGATTTATTATTCTTCGTACTGCGGGCGCGACAGAGGGTCTGCCGCATTCTGAATTTTTTGTACTTCCATATCTACAGGATTTACAAAAATCTCTTCATCACTACGGCCACCACGTGCCGAAGCAGTCCCACGTCTTGGAACTGACTCGCCATCATAGTTATTTTGTGCCGATTCTTTTTCGCCGAAAATACTTTGGATTTTTCTGCGGTTCTCGAGCTTTTCACTTGGTTTCTGACGGATCGAGATACGGATGATACCGATGAGCTTTTGCACATCCACTTCACCTTTTTTATCTTTTACCGAGATACTACCTTTCAAGCCATTATTGCCATGCTCGAAAGACGCGTGAATTTTACTACTCACTGTGTTCAGACGATCACGTGCCACTTTTTCTGCTGTTGCTTGCGTTTTATCCGCAACCGCCTGAGTGAACAGCATAGATGTCACCGTCACATCAGCATCTTGTAAGCCTGAAGTGATTTGTGTCAGACGATTCATCACTTCGATAAATTGTGCATTCGGCTGAGCTGTACCACGTTCAAATAAATATGTATCTGGAATATCAAAATCAAAACCATTCTGAGCAATCGTTACGTTTTTCGCAACATCGTTCATTTTGTCAGCCATAAATGCTGATACCACTTTTGCAGATCCCATATCTAAGATATTCGGAGTTTTATCTGCTGGCTCTAAGAAACTCTGGAAAGCTCTTAATGGTTCATTAACAAGATCCAAGAAAAGTTTTTCAAGAGTCACCTCAGCGCCGAAGTTCTGATAGTTGTATTCAATTACGGATGGAGTCGAGAAATAATCTGATACTGCTTTTTTGGTCTCTTCACTTTGACCAACCAACCACATCACAAGGAAGAACGCCATCAACGCCGTCATAAAGTCAGCCAAAGCCACCTTCCAAGAGCCGCCGTGATGGCCGCCCCCTTGGACGATTATCTTTTTAATTACTATGGTCTGCTTCTTCTGTGCCACGTGTGCCTCTTATTCCTTGCTCTCGTTCACTCTTATGCCGCTGCTTTTTTGATGTCTTTTGTCGACTTATCTAATTCTTCAAAAGTCGGACGCTCTTCTGGCATGATCGTACGACGCGCGTACTCAACACACACCAATGGAGGAGCTCCACGCTGTAGAGCTACCATCGCAGCTTTAATACATTCTAAGAAACGGCCTTCTGCTGCGATATCCGCAGCCATCTTCGTTGCTGTAGGACCAATAAGACCATAAGCTCCGAAAACCCCTAACATCGTTCCCACTAGAGCGGAAGCAACTAGGGCCCCGATTTTTTCAACACCATCAGTTAAGTGGGCCATCGTTTTTACGATACCCAAAACCGCAGCCACGATACCCAAACCAGGGAAACCATCAGCCACTGTTTGCACCGCATGCTGAGCCATATGCTCTTCTGCATGGATCGCTTTAATATCCCCGTCCATCAAATCATCTACGTCATACGGAGACAAATCTGTCGAAAGAGTCATTTTCATTGTATCGCAAATAAAATGAATCGCGTGATGGTTTTTCATCACGGATGGGTAAGCTTTGAAGATATCACTTTGCTCTGGATTCTCGATGTGTTTTTCAACACCTTGAGGTCCTTCTTTTCTGAAAGTTTGAAAAAGTTGGAAGAGCATCTGTAACAAATCGAGATAATCCTTTTTTTGAGGACCTTTCGATGTCATCGCTTTAAAGCTCAATTTAAATCCAGCTTTGATTACTTTCATCGGATTCGCAATGATGTAACCACCTAATGCGGCTCCTCCGATGATCATCAGCTCTAGAGGAGCTGCCTTCAGAATAACCGACATATTACCACCGGCGATTAAGAAACCACCGAAAACCATGATAAAGACGACAATGATACCTACATATCCCATTTCTGACCTCTTCTTACTTCCTGCTGATCGGACATTTTGAGACACTAGTTAACTGGACCACACAGAAACTGGCAAAAAGTCGAGTTTGATCTCGGCTCCAACAAGCCGTATATTAAGACATGGCAACCCTCAAACGAATTTTACTCCTTATATTGCCTATTGCCGCTCTGACTTTGGGCGCCTCTGATGGCTTAGCCGAGGATTTAAAAATCATCTCGATTAGCCGCCTGTCGACATGGGAGCCCTCTAAAAACCAAGAGCTCAGATTAGAGATCCAGCTCCCCGATGGATTTCATGCTTACGTCGATCAATTCAAAATTCGCAATATCCAGCCTGAAGGATTTAAAGCAGGACAAATCTCTGTGAAACCAGAGGTAGTTTTCTACGATAAGTTCAGCAAAAAAGATCGCAAAGGTCTTTATGAAAAAGGCGTTCTGTCTTTAGTTGTTGAAGCGCCGGAAGAAGTCGGCCTTGATCCGAATCAAACTGTTCAATTTAATTTACGTCATCAGATCTGCAGTGAAAGCGTCTGCTTCCTACCAAAAGATCTTTCAGTCACAGCACACGTTTCGGCTATCAGTACACCCGGTGAAGCCCTATTAGCTCCGGTCAAAGAAAGTTTCTCTTTATTAAAGTCCTTTGAAGAAGCGATGCAGACAAGTTTATTACTTTCTTTCTTGTCTGTTTTTATTGCCGGCATCTTAACTAGTTTTACTCCATGTATTTTCCCGATGCTTCCTATCACCATTTCGATCTTGGGCCACAACGCCACAAAGGGAAATCGCTTTCATAATTTTTCGCGCGCTTTGGCTTATGTTTTAGGTATTGGCTTAACCTACGCCTCATTAGGTGTTGCTGCCGCTTTGACTGGAAATCTTTTTGGCGCGGCCTTAGCGAATAAATATGTCCTCACTGTCTTAGTTGTTTTATTTTTTGCTATGGCGTTGAGTATGTGGGGCGCTTACGAATTGCAATCTCCGGCATTTATCCGCAACCGCTTCGGTACAGGCAAGAGCCAAGGCATTGGTGGCGCTTTGGTGATGGGACTTGTCGCTGGTGTTGTGGCGAGCCCATGTGTTGGCCCTGTATTGGTCTCAGTTCTAAG encodes the following:
- a CDS encoding flagellar motor protein MotB translates to MAQKKQTIVIKKIIVQGGGHHGGSWKVALADFMTALMAFFLVMWLVGQSEETKKAVSDYFSTPSVIEYNYQNFGAEVTLEKLFLDLVNEPLRAFQSFLEPADKTPNILDMGSAKVVSAFMADKMNDVAKNVTIAQNGFDFDIPDTYLFERGTAQPNAQFIEVMNRLTQITSGLQDADVTVTSMLFTQAVADKTQATAEKVARDRLNTVSSKIHASFEHGNNGLKGSISVKDKKGEVDVQKLIGIIRISIRQKPSEKLENRRKIQSIFGEKESAQNNYDGESVPRRGTASARGGRSDEEIFVNPVDMEVQKIQNAADPLSRPQYEE
- the motA gene encoding flagellar motor stator protein MotA; amino-acid sequence: MGYVGIIVVFIMVFGGFLIAGGNMSVILKAAPLELMIIGGAALGGYIIANPMKVIKAGFKLSFKAMTSKGPQKKDYLDLLQMLFQLFQTFRKEGPQGVEKHIENPEQSDIFKAYPSVMKNHHAIHFICDTMKMTLSTDLSPYDVDDLMDGDIKAIHAEEHMAQHAVQTVADGFPGLGIVAAVLGIVKTMAHLTDGVEKIGALVASALVGTMLGVFGAYGLIGPTATKMAADIAAEGRFLECIKAAMVALQRGAPPLVCVEYARRTIMPEERPTFEELDKSTKDIKKAAA
- a CDS encoding protein-disulfide reductase DsbD family protein, which translates into the protein MATLKRILLLILPIAALTLGASDGLAEDLKIISISRLSTWEPSKNQELRLEIQLPDGFHAYVDQFKIRNIQPEGFKAGQISVKPEVVFYDKFSKKDRKGLYEKGVLSLVVEAPEEVGLDPNQTVQFNLRHQICSESVCFLPKDLSVTAHVSAISTPGEALLAPVKESFSLLKSFEEAMQTSLLLSFLSVFIAGILTSFTPCIFPMLPITISILGHNATKGNRFHNFSRALAYVLGIGLTYASLGVAAALTGNLFGAALANKYVLTVLVVLFFAMALSMWGAYELQSPAFIRNRFGTGKSQGIGGALVMGLVAGVVASPCVGPVLVSVLSYVSTTKNVFLGFSLLFTFAMGLGLIFLVIGLSSNALRLLPRSGKWMDRVKFLLGAGMWGAALYYAQFLMSDRWWTALIAASFIAFSIWKGAFKLHNKHYLRRSFLLAVFVFSTTVLLLSFFKPQYLSNTFYLQVDEQPANSLNWIDYSEEALLNAQKEGKPVMIDFFAEWCAACHELDKKTFSTPEFQELAEQFYLVRFDATEDSEAVQQVLRKYDIKGLPTVMFINRNGVLLKELTFTQFLDIGAVQPRMQEALR